In a genomic window of Streptomyces sp. SJL17-4:
- a CDS encoding cytochrome P450, giving the protein MKAFGTVNGAYGFSPSFPLSLRGTRMPDSAPHIDLVDPELYSRGDPFSQWAWLRANDPVHWHRPGELPGFWSLTRYEDIRTAYRDAETFSSAQGILLRPAEHGADPGGGRTLALTDAPRHKQLRGLVDGWFAVRSVRALEAEMASIAEGVVDAALERGSCDFVADVAARIPLYVICRMMGVPESDWERLYDLTSQAFAAGDPLARRFAHLDILGYFETLQADKARNPGDDLVSVLATAVVDGERLSPDDVILNCDNLLVGGTENTRIAAAGGMLALLEHPEQWSAVRGDPALLPSAVEEVLRWTSTATHIMRTAVKPVRIHDRQIEAGDKVVFWLPSANRDETVFDAPDVFDVRRSPNRHLSLGFGEHFCLGSMLARVELRLLYGELVKRGVRIELDGEPKLLDSIVVNGPELLPVRLKAS; this is encoded by the coding sequence GTGAAGGCCTTTGGGACGGTGAATGGCGCCTATGGCTTCTCTCCCTCCTTCCCGCTTTCACTGCGAGGCACCCGTATGCCCGATTCAGCGCCGCACATCGATCTGGTGGATCCGGAACTCTATTCCCGTGGCGATCCCTTTTCGCAATGGGCCTGGCTGCGTGCCAACGATCCGGTGCACTGGCACCGGCCGGGGGAGCTTCCGGGTTTCTGGTCCCTGACGCGTTACGAGGACATCCGTACGGCTTACCGGGACGCGGAGACGTTCAGTTCGGCGCAGGGGATCCTGCTGCGGCCGGCCGAGCACGGGGCGGACCCGGGCGGTGGGCGGACGCTGGCCCTCACCGACGCGCCCCGTCACAAGCAGCTGCGGGGCCTGGTCGACGGCTGGTTCGCCGTCCGCTCGGTCCGCGCGCTGGAGGCGGAGATGGCGTCGATCGCCGAAGGGGTGGTCGACGCGGCGCTGGAGCGGGGCAGTTGTGACTTCGTCGCCGATGTCGCGGCCCGGATCCCGCTCTATGTGATCTGCCGGATGATGGGGGTCCCCGAGTCGGACTGGGAGCGTCTGTACGACCTGACGAGCCAGGCGTTCGCGGCGGGCGATCCGCTCGCGCGGCGCTTCGCGCACCTGGACATCCTGGGGTACTTCGAGACCCTGCAGGCCGACAAGGCGCGCAACCCGGGTGACGACCTGGTGAGCGTCCTGGCGACGGCGGTGGTGGACGGTGAGCGGCTGAGTCCCGACGACGTGATCCTGAACTGCGACAACCTGCTGGTCGGCGGTACGGAGAACACCCGGATCGCCGCGGCCGGGGGGATGCTCGCGCTCCTGGAGCACCCGGAGCAGTGGAGTGCGGTGCGCGGGGATCCGGCGCTGCTGCCGTCCGCGGTCGAGGAGGTGCTGCGCTGGACGTCGACGGCCACGCACATCATGCGTACGGCCGTGAAGCCGGTGCGGATCCATGACCGGCAGATCGAGGCCGGCGACAAGGTGGTGTTCTGGCTGCCGTCGGCGAACCGGGACGAGACGGTGTTCGACGCGCCGGACGTGTTCGACGTGCGGCGCTCCCCCAACCGTCATCTGTCGCTGGGGTTCGGTGAGCACTTCTGCCTGGGCAGCATGCTGGCGCGGGTGGAACTGCGGCTTCTGTACGGCGAGTTGGTGAAGCGGGGGGTGCGCATCGAGCTGGACGGTGAGCCGAAGCTGCTGGATTCGATCGTCGTGAACGGTCCCGAGCTGCTGCCGGTGCGCCTGAAGGCCTCCTGA